One Hyphomicrobium sp. CS1GBMeth3 DNA segment encodes these proteins:
- the glpX gene encoding class II fructose-bisphosphatase, which yields MAKDNDAVGLDRMLVLEVARVTEAAAIAAAKFCGRGNEKAADKAAVDAMRHELGRVSLRGTVVIGEGEMDEAPMLYIGEEVGNGTGPEVDIAVDPLEGTTICAKKMPNALAVLAIAERGGFLHAPDMYMDKIAIGPGYPEGIIDLDAPVGENLAALAKAKGVPVSNLTACILDRPRHAEIIRAVREAGAGVQLIPDGDIAGVIWTTDPAETGIDIYLGSGGAPEGVLAAAALRCIGGQIQGRLMPSNDDEIARAKKMGVSDIRKKFKLEDMASSDVIFAATGVTSGSLLSGVKLSGNSAETETLIMRSKTGTVRRIKSRFSDIGHMLAQSRD from the coding sequence ATGGCAAAAGATAACGACGCGGTCGGACTCGATCGCATGCTCGTTCTCGAAGTTGCGCGCGTCACCGAGGCGGCGGCGATCGCGGCAGCGAAGTTTTGCGGGCGCGGTAACGAGAAGGCCGCCGACAAGGCCGCGGTCGATGCGATGCGCCACGAGCTCGGGCGCGTCTCGCTGCGGGGCACGGTCGTCATCGGCGAAGGCGAGATGGACGAGGCGCCGATGCTCTACATCGGCGAGGAGGTCGGCAACGGCACCGGCCCGGAGGTCGATATCGCGGTCGATCCGCTCGAGGGCACAACGATCTGCGCCAAGAAGATGCCGAATGCGCTCGCGGTGCTGGCCATCGCTGAGCGCGGCGGCTTCCTGCACGCCCCCGACATGTACATGGACAAGATCGCCATCGGTCCGGGCTATCCGGAGGGCATCATCGACCTCGACGCGCCGGTCGGCGAGAACCTCGCGGCTTTGGCCAAAGCGAAGGGCGTTCCGGTCAGCAATCTCACGGCGTGCATATTGGACCGACCGCGGCATGCGGAGATCATCCGGGCCGTGCGCGAAGCGGGTGCCGGCGTGCAGCTCATTCCGGACGGCGATATCGCGGGCGTGATCTGGACCACGGATCCGGCGGAGACGGGCATCGACATCTACCTCGGCTCGGGTGGGGCGCCCGAAGGCGTGCTGGCCGCGGCGGCGCTGCGCTGCATCGGTGGCCAGATCCAGGGCAGGCTGATGCCGTCCAACGACGACGAGATCGCGCGCGCGAAGAAGATGGGCGTCAGCGACATTCGCAAGAAGTTTAAGCTCGAGGACATGGCGTCGTCGGATGTGATCTTCGCGGCGACGGGCGTGACCAGTGGCTCGCTGCTCTCCGGCGTGAAGCTCAGCGGAAACTCGGCCGAAACCGAGACGCTTATCATGCGCTCGAAGACTGGCACCGTGCGCCGAATCAAGAGCCGCTTCAGCGACATCGGCCACATGCTGGCGCAAAGCCGCGACTGA
- the recJ gene encoding single-stranded-DNA-specific exonuclease RecJ: MTALRKVRVPAEMPEEAAFLGVVQSARGYRWRETLEAGRLNEAVAISQQHALPELLGRVLAARGVRLDDVPVFLDPTIRALMPDPSTLTDMDKAAKRLADAVVRRERVAVFGDYDVDGACSSALMARFLAHHDVRSRIYIPDRLTEGYGPNTDAIAQLIGEGANLIVTVDCGTTSVDVLGGAPAQGADVVVIDHHQADETLPAVHALVNPNRLDDISGQGHLCAAGVVFLVLVATVRELRQRGFYGASKPEPQLIRDLDLVALATVADVVPLTGLNRAYVTKGLAIMRERQNVGLRALADAAGLSEAPNAYHLGFILGPRINAGGRIGDAALGAKLLSTEDEGEAVRIAALLDRLNKERKEIERAALEEAVAMADRMLEEDANLSVLMVGSPEWHRGVVGLIASRITERFKRPSCVIAWDNAAAGGVVSGTGSLRSVAGIDIGAAVRQAVAAGHLVKGGGHAMAAGLTVDQAKLDDLKSFFASVLGNAAVRLSERAAFAIDGALTPSAVTDTLIDLIERAGPYGQGNPQPRFAFPAHRVKFAKPVGTAHIRCVLEAGDGSRLDAVAFRAAGQPLGDLLTAASGALPVHVVGQLRRDTWGGRNRIELQIEDAADPRQQ, encoded by the coding sequence ATGACGGCACTCAGGAAGGTCCGCGTTCCGGCGGAGATGCCGGAAGAAGCGGCGTTTCTCGGCGTGGTACAGTCGGCGCGGGGCTATCGCTGGCGCGAGACGCTTGAGGCGGGGCGGCTCAACGAGGCGGTGGCGATCAGCCAGCAGCATGCGCTGCCGGAGCTGTTGGGACGGGTGCTGGCAGCGCGCGGCGTGCGGCTCGACGACGTGCCGGTGTTCCTCGATCCGACGATCCGGGCGCTGATGCCTGATCCATCGACGTTGACGGATATGGACAAGGCGGCGAAGCGCTTGGCGGACGCCGTCGTGCGCCGCGAGCGCGTCGCAGTGTTCGGTGATTATGACGTCGATGGTGCGTGCTCATCGGCGCTGATGGCGCGCTTCCTTGCGCACCATGATGTGCGCTCGCGCATCTACATTCCGGATCGCCTGACCGAGGGGTACGGTCCGAACACGGATGCCATCGCGCAGCTCATCGGCGAAGGCGCCAATCTGATCGTCACGGTGGACTGCGGCACGACCAGCGTCGATGTGCTCGGCGGTGCGCCTGCGCAGGGTGCCGATGTTGTTGTCATCGATCACCATCAGGCCGATGAGACGCTGCCGGCGGTGCATGCGCTCGTCAATCCCAACCGGCTCGACGACATCTCGGGACAGGGGCATCTCTGTGCGGCGGGGGTGGTCTTCCTCGTGCTGGTGGCGACGGTGCGCGAGCTCAGGCAGCGGGGTTTCTACGGCGCGAGTAAGCCGGAGCCTCAGCTCATCCGCGATCTCGATCTCGTGGCTCTGGCGACGGTGGCGGACGTGGTGCCGCTTACGGGGCTCAACCGCGCCTACGTGACGAAGGGGCTCGCCATCATGCGCGAGCGCCAGAACGTCGGTTTGCGTGCTCTTGCGGATGCCGCCGGGCTCAGCGAGGCGCCGAACGCCTATCATCTCGGGTTCATCCTGGGGCCGCGCATCAATGCCGGAGGCCGCATCGGCGATGCGGCGCTGGGGGCGAAGCTGCTCTCGACGGAAGACGAGGGTGAAGCTGTGCGTATCGCGGCGCTGCTGGACCGGCTCAACAAAGAGCGCAAGGAGATCGAGCGGGCCGCGCTCGAGGAGGCCGTGGCGATGGCCGACCGCATGCTTGAAGAGGATGCCAACCTCAGTGTGCTCATGGTTGGCTCGCCCGAGTGGCATCGCGGCGTCGTCGGGCTCATCGCAAGCCGCATCACGGAGCGGTTCAAGCGGCCATCCTGCGTGATCGCATGGGACAACGCTGCAGCTGGTGGCGTCGTGTCGGGCACCGGGTCGCTGCGCTCGGTGGCGGGCATCGACATCGGCGCGGCCGTGCGCCAGGCCGTGGCCGCGGGCCATCTCGTCAAGGGGGGCGGTCACGCCATGGCGGCGGGGCTTACGGTTGATCAGGCGAAGCTCGACGACCTGAAGAGTTTCTTCGCGAGTGTGCTCGGCAACGCGGCGGTGCGTCTTTCGGAGCGTGCGGCGTTTGCGATCGACGGTGCGCTGACGCCGTCGGCTGTCACCGACACTCTGATTGATCTCATCGAGCGCGCGGGACCCTACGGGCAGGGCAATCCGCAGCCGCGGTTCGCGTTTCCTGCCCATCGGGTGAAGTTCGCCAAGCCGGTTGGCACGGCGCACATTCGCTGCGTGCTGGAAGCAGGGGACGGCTCGCGGCTCGATGCGGTTGCTTTCCGTGCTGCCGGGCAGCCGCTGGGCGATCTGTTGACGGCCGCCTCGGGGGCGTTGCCGGTGCATGTGGTGGGGCAGCTTCGCCGCGACACCTGGGGCGGGCGCAACCGCATCGAGCTTCAGATAGAGGATGCGGCTGATCCGCGCCAACAATGA
- the gcvP gene encoding aminomethyl-transferring glycine dehydrogenase, whose product MPGSYDPYDFANRRHIGPSAAEIAEMLAVVGAESLAALIDETVPASIRQTSRIDFGKSLSERRALDKVRATANKNRVLTSLIGQGYHGTTMPPAIQRNIFENPAWYTAYSPYQPEISQGRLEALLNFQTLVSDLTGLDIANASLLDEATAAAEAMAMAHRVATAKADTFFVDKDCLPQTIAVVKTRAEPLGWRVVVGDPFHDLEPGTVFGALFQYPGVCGACHDFSDPIAKLHAAGAIAVVAADPLALTLLKSPGEMGADIAVGSMQRYGVPMGYGGPHAAYMATRDAYKRTLPGRIVGVSVDSRGNRAYRLALQTREQHIRREKATSNICTSQVLLAVIASMYAVFHGPRGLKAIAERVHRDAVRLDEGLTSLGFKVSPAAYFDTITVEVGAYQGLILKNAVDNAINLRKVGSDRIGITVDERTRPDTLEAVWRAFGGFDLRYQDAWPASRLPQDLIRTSEILTHPIFHMNRAESEMTRYMRRLADRDLALDRSMIPLGSCTMKLNATAEMLPISWPEFGELHPFVPADQVEGYRELIDDLCAKLCAITGYDAISMQPNSGAQGEYAGLLAIRAYHRSRREPHRDVCLIPASAHGTNPASAQMCGMSVVVVGTDAEGNIDVADFRAKAERHKDRLAACMITYPSTHGVFEESVIALCEITHANGGQVYFDGANLNALVGLARPGDIGADVGHINLHKTFCIPHGGGGPGMGPIGVREHLIPFLPGHPETDGREHTVSAAPYGSASILPISWSYCLLMGGRGLTQATRIAILNANYIARRLEGAYPVLYTGRNGRVAHECIIDTRPLMESAGVTVDDIAKRLIDCGFHAPTMSWPVAGTLMIEPTESETKAELDRFCSAMLAIREEARAIAEGLIDRKNNPLKNAPHTVEDLVGPWDRPYSREAACFPPGAFRVDKYWPPVNRVDNVYGDRNLVCACPPLESYKEAAE is encoded by the coding sequence ATGCCCGGCTCCTACGATCCTTATGATTTTGCCAATCGGCGCCACATAGGGCCATCCGCCGCCGAGATTGCGGAAATGCTGGCTGTCGTCGGCGCTGAGAGCCTCGCCGCGCTGATCGACGAGACGGTGCCGGCCTCGATCCGTCAGACGTCGCGCATCGACTTCGGCAAATCGCTGTCCGAGCGCCGCGCACTCGACAAAGTGCGTGCTACGGCCAACAAGAACCGCGTGCTGACCTCGCTCATCGGGCAGGGTTACCACGGCACCACCATGCCGCCGGCCATCCAGCGCAACATCTTCGAGAACCCGGCCTGGTATACGGCCTACTCACCCTATCAGCCCGAGATCAGCCAAGGCCGTCTTGAAGCGCTACTCAACTTCCAGACGCTTGTCTCCGATCTGACCGGACTCGACATCGCCAACGCTTCGCTGCTCGACGAGGCAACGGCGGCTGCCGAGGCGATGGCAATGGCGCATCGTGTGGCGACCGCCAAAGCCGACACATTCTTCGTCGACAAGGATTGTCTGCCGCAGACCATCGCCGTCGTTAAAACGCGCGCCGAGCCGCTCGGCTGGCGCGTCGTCGTTGGCGATCCGTTCCACGACCTCGAGCCCGGGACCGTCTTCGGCGCGCTGTTCCAATATCCGGGCGTGTGCGGTGCCTGCCACGACTTCTCAGATCCGATTGCGAAGCTGCATGCGGCCGGCGCCATCGCTGTCGTTGCCGCCGACCCACTGGCGCTTACGCTCTTGAAGTCTCCTGGCGAGATGGGCGCCGACATCGCCGTCGGGTCCATGCAGCGCTATGGCGTGCCGATGGGCTACGGCGGACCGCATGCAGCCTACATGGCCACGCGCGACGCCTACAAGCGCACGCTTCCCGGCCGCATTGTCGGCGTCTCGGTCGACTCGCGCGGCAATCGCGCCTACCGTCTCGCCTTGCAAACGCGCGAGCAGCACATCCGCCGCGAGAAGGCGACCTCGAATATCTGCACGTCCCAGGTGCTGCTGGCCGTCATCGCGTCGATGTACGCCGTGTTCCACGGGCCGCGTGGGCTCAAGGCCATTGCCGAGCGTGTGCATCGCGACGCCGTGCGTCTTGACGAGGGACTGACCTCACTCGGCTTCAAGGTGAGCCCCGCCGCCTACTTCGACACCATCACGGTCGAGGTCGGCGCCTATCAGGGGCTGATCCTCAAGAACGCCGTCGACAACGCCATCAATCTGCGCAAGGTCGGGAGCGACCGTATCGGCATCACTGTCGACGAGCGCACGCGCCCCGACACGCTGGAAGCCGTATGGCGTGCCTTCGGCGGCTTCGATCTCAGGTACCAGGACGCCTGGCCCGCCTCGCGGCTGCCGCAGGATCTCATCCGCACGTCGGAGATCCTGACGCATCCCATCTTCCACATGAACCGCGCGGAGAGCGAGATGACGCGCTACATGCGTCGCCTCGCCGACCGCGACTTGGCGCTTGACCGCTCTATGATCCCTCTCGGCTCGTGCACGATGAAGCTGAACGCCACCGCCGAGATGCTGCCGATCTCTTGGCCCGAGTTCGGCGAGTTGCACCCCTTCGTGCCCGCTGACCAGGTCGAGGGCTACAGGGAGTTGATCGACGATCTCTGCGCGAAGCTTTGCGCGATCACCGGCTATGACGCGATCTCGATGCAGCCCAACTCAGGCGCGCAGGGCGAATACGCCGGGCTGCTCGCCATCCGCGCCTATCACAGGAGCCGCAGGGAACCCCACCGCGACGTCTGCCTCATCCCGGCGTCCGCGCACGGCACGAACCCGGCCTCCGCGCAGATGTGCGGCATGTCGGTCGTCGTCGTCGGCACAGACGCGGAGGGCAACATCGACGTTGCCGACTTCCGCGCCAAGGCCGAGAGACACAAGGACCGCCTGGCCGCCTGCATGATCACTTATCCTTCGACCCACGGCGTGTTCGAGGAGAGTGTCATCGCGCTCTGCGAAATCACGCACGCCAACGGCGGCCAGGTCTATTTCGACGGCGCCAACCTCAACGCGCTCGTCGGCCTGGCGCGCCCCGGCGACATCGGCGCCGACGTCGGTCACATTAATCTGCACAAGACGTTTTGCATTCCACACGGGGGTGGGGGCCCCGGTATGGGACCCATCGGGGTCAGAGAGCACCTCATCCCGTTCCTGCCCGGGCACCCCGAAACGGATGGGCGCGAGCATACCGTCTCGGCGGCACCTTACGGCTCGGCGTCGATCCTGCCGATCTCGTGGAGCTATTGCCTGCTCATGGGCGGGCGAGGGCTCACGCAGGCCACCCGTATCGCCATCCTCAACGCCAACTATATCGCCAGGCGGCTCGAGGGTGCCTACCCTGTGCTCTACACCGGACGGAACGGTCGCGTGGCGCACGAGTGCATCATCGATACGCGTCCGCTCATGGAGAGCGCCGGCGTCACCGTGGACGACATCGCCAAGCGGCTGATCGACTGCGGCTTCCATGCGCCGACCATGAGCTGGCCGGTTGCCGGCACGCTGATGATAGAGCCGACGGAGAGCGAGACCAAAGCCGAGCTGGATCGGTTCTGCTCGGCGATGCTGGCCATCCGTGAGGAGGCCCGCGCCATCGCGGAGGGCCTCATCGACCGTAAGAACAACCCGCTCAAGAACGCGCCGCACACTGTCGAGGATCTGGTGGGCCCGTGGGATCGGCCCTACTCGCGCGAGGCCGCGTGCTTTCCGCCAGGCGCCTTCCGAGTCGACAAGTACTGGCCGCCGGTCAACCGCGTGGACAACGTCTACGGCGATCGAAATCTCGTCTGCGCGTGCCCGCCGTTGGAGAGCTATAAGGAGGCCGCCGAGTAG
- the gcvH gene encoding glycine cleavage system protein GcvH, producing MTKFTEEHEWLMLDGDVATVGITAHASTQLGDLVFVELPKVGAKLTKGQGAAVVESVKAASDVFAPLDGEVVEINEAVIQDPALVNTDPLGKGWLYRMKLASAADFDSLMDEASYKALIGDNT from the coding sequence GTGACGAAATTCACCGAAGAGCATGAATGGCTGATGCTGGATGGCGATGTCGCCACCGTCGGCATCACTGCACATGCCTCGACCCAGCTCGGCGATCTCGTCTTCGTCGAGCTGCCGAAGGTCGGTGCCAAGCTCACGAAGGGGCAAGGCGCGGCCGTGGTCGAGTCGGTCAAGGCCGCCTCCGACGTCTTCGCGCCGCTCGACGGCGAGGTGGTCGAGATCAATGAAGCCGTCATTCAGGACCCGGCCCTGGTCAACACAGACCCGCTTGGCAAGGGCTGGCTCTACCGCATGAAACTCGCGAGCGCCGCGGACTTCGACAGTCTCATGGACGAGGCGTCCTACAAGGCGCTGATCGGCGACAATACCTAG